In the Sphingomonas sp. LM7 genome, one interval contains:
- a CDS encoding ATP-binding protein, whose amino-acid sequence MEGQFGARGFDNAAPISSAEPAAPRHQPRAIGAVLEIAGSSSQVMFDSAEIEALGNSSDVAIANAGQVGSQVKMRVGSTWLLANIRSLRLDASGDRIAAQVDFLGEGDEEKLTGKLYKFRRGVTRYPTPGCAVFPVSTADLKQIYAADDRAHIEIGNVYPTKDIRAALYIDAMLGKHFALLGSTGTGKSTAAALILHRICELAPQGHIVMIDPHGEYASAFKTTGALYDVSNLQMPYWLMNFEEHCEVLLTTQGSDRQVDADILAKCLLLAKSKNRISQEIGKITVDAPVPYLLSDLTQILQLEMGKMDKATDTAPYLRLRSKIDEIKGDPRYTFMFSGMLVADTMANFLARVFRLPGDGKPISIVDVSGVPSEITSVVVAVLSRMVFDFAIWSRGEAKRPVLLVCEEAHRYVPNERNADGSSVGRILSRIAKEGRKYGVSLGLITQRPSDLAEGVLSQCGTILSMRLNNERDQAFVKAAMPEGARGFLDSIPALRNRECIAVGEGVATPVRLLFDSLEDGKRPASDDPLFSELWRETGGEEQMLERTIKRWRSQGR is encoded by the coding sequence ATGGAAGGTCAGTTCGGCGCGCGTGGATTCGACAACGCAGCGCCCATTTCATCGGCGGAACCGGCCGCGCCGCGCCACCAGCCCCGCGCCATCGGCGCGGTGCTCGAGATCGCAGGCTCGTCGAGCCAGGTGATGTTCGATTCGGCCGAGATCGAGGCGCTGGGCAACAGCAGCGACGTTGCGATCGCCAATGCCGGGCAAGTCGGCAGCCAGGTCAAGATGCGCGTCGGCAGCACCTGGCTGCTCGCCAATATCCGCTCGCTTCGCCTCGATGCCAGTGGCGATCGTATCGCCGCGCAAGTCGATTTCCTGGGCGAAGGCGATGAGGAAAAGCTGACCGGCAAGCTCTACAAGTTCCGCCGCGGCGTCACCCGCTATCCGACGCCGGGCTGCGCGGTGTTTCCGGTCTCGACAGCGGATCTCAAGCAGATCTACGCCGCAGACGACCGCGCGCATATCGAGATCGGCAATGTCTATCCGACCAAGGACATCCGTGCCGCGCTGTATATCGATGCGATGCTCGGCAAGCATTTCGCGCTGCTCGGCTCGACCGGCACCGGCAAGTCGACCGCCGCGGCGCTGATCCTCCACCGGATCTGCGAGCTCGCGCCCCAGGGCCATATCGTGATGATCGATCCGCACGGCGAATATGCCAGTGCGTTCAAGACCACCGGCGCGCTCTACGACGTATCGAACCTGCAGATGCCGTATTGGCTGATGAACTTCGAGGAGCATTGCGAGGTGCTGCTCACCACGCAGGGCTCGGACCGCCAGGTCGATGCCGACATCCTCGCCAAATGCCTGTTGCTCGCCAAGAGCAAGAACCGGATCTCGCAGGAAATCGGCAAGATCACGGTCGATGCGCCGGTGCCCTATCTGCTTTCGGACCTCACTCAGATCCTCCAGCTCGAAATGGGCAAGATGGACAAGGCGACCGACACGGCGCCCTATCTGCGGCTGCGCAGCAAGATCGACGAGATCAAGGGCGATCCGCGCTATACGTTCATGTTCTCAGGCATGCTCGTCGCCGATACGATGGCGAACTTCCTGGCGCGCGTCTTCCGCCTTCCCGGAGACGGCAAGCCGATCTCGATCGTCGACGTCTCGGGCGTGCCGAGCGAGATCACGTCGGTGGTCGTCGCCGTCCTGTCGCGCATGGTGTTCGATTTCGCGATCTGGTCGCGCGGCGAGGCCAAGCGCCCGGTGCTGCTGGTCTGCGAGGAAGCGCATCGCTACGTGCCCAACGAACGCAATGCTGATGGCTCGTCGGTCGGCCGGATCCTCAGCCGGATCGCCAAGGAAGGCCGTAAGTACGGCGTGTCGCTGGGGCTGATCACGCAGCGCCCGTCGGACCTGGCCGAAGGCGTGCTCTCGCAATGCGGCACGATCCTGTCGATGCGGCTCAACAACGAGCGCGACCAGGCCTTCGTCAAGGCGGCGATGCCCGAAGGCGCGCGCGGCTTCCTCGATTCGATCCCGGCTCTCCGAAATCGGGAATGCATCGCAGTCGGCGAAGGCGTTGCGACGCCGGTGCGGCTGCTGTTCGACAGCCTGGAGGACGGCAAGCGTCCGGCGTCGGACGATCCACTCTTCTCCGAGCTGTGGCGCGAGACCGGCGGCGAGGAGCAGATGCTGGAGCGCACGATCAAGCGGTGGCGCTCGCAGGGGCGGTAG
- a CDS encoding sulfite exporter TauE/SafE family protein: protein MDLYLPIANLSVNALVIVALGLGVGLLSGMFGVGGGFLTTPLLIFYGIPPTVAAASAASQVTGASVSGVFAHFRRGGVDVHMGLVLVAGGVVGSIVGAGLFRLLQASGVIDTVIAILYVLMLGSIGGLMLHESITAVRVERGARPPRPRKRRHHPLVAMLPLRSRFYRSGLYISPLAPLLLGFFTGILTVLLGVGGGFILVPAMLYLLGMGTQVVVGTSLFQILFVTAAATMVHATTTKAVDIVLAVLLLIGSVAGAQLGARLALKAKPEYLRLALALIVLGVALRMLLGLAWRPDEIYSVELL from the coding sequence ATGGATCTCTACCTCCCCATCGCCAACCTTTCGGTCAACGCGCTGGTGATCGTGGCGCTGGGGCTCGGCGTTGGGCTGCTTTCCGGCATGTTCGGCGTGGGCGGCGGTTTCCTGACCACCCCGCTGCTGATCTTCTACGGCATCCCGCCCACCGTCGCCGCCGCTTCGGCCGCGAGCCAGGTCACCGGCGCCAGTGTCTCGGGCGTGTTCGCACATTTCCGCCGCGGCGGCGTGGACGTGCATATGGGGCTGGTGCTCGTCGCCGGCGGCGTGGTGGGCAGCATCGTCGGCGCCGGGCTGTTCCGATTGCTCCAGGCCAGCGGCGTGATCGATACGGTGATCGCAATCCTCTATGTGCTGATGCTGGGATCGATCGGCGGGCTGATGCTCCACGAATCGATCACTGCCGTGCGAGTCGAGCGCGGCGCCCGCCCGCCGCGACCCCGCAAGCGGCGCCACCATCCGCTGGTCGCGATGCTGCCACTGCGATCGCGCTTCTATCGTTCGGGCCTGTACATCTCGCCGCTCGCGCCGCTGCTGCTCGGCTTCTTCACCGGCATCCTCACCGTACTGCTCGGCGTGGGCGGCGGGTTCATCCTGGTGCCCGCGATGCTCTATCTGCTCGGCATGGGGACGCAGGTCGTGGTCGGCACCTCGCTGTTCCAGATCCTGTTCGTCACCGCGGCGGCGACGATGGTGCATGCCACGACGACCAAGGCAGTCGATATCGTCCTCGCGGTGCTGCTGCTGATCGGGTCGGTGGCAGGGGCGCAGCTCGGCGCGCGGCTCGCGCTGAAGGCCAAGCCCGAATATCTCCGCCTGGCACTCGCGCTGATCGTGCTCGGCGTAGCGCTGCGCATGCTGCTCGGGCTCGCCTGGCGCCCCGACGAAATCTATTCGGTCGAATTGCTGTGA
- a CDS encoding M23 family metallopeptidase: MFLRNDHGLEFGGGAGVSPALAAAPGTALSIRLKRRVFADLDLAPDLGARIGSLTWYRGVATCVGLCALTWLMAPGLETPIYGTVAPALTGVEWDAAHAQAIAPLSKGGTTGYRVAATRLVAPLTDTPERPVISLDFKLASGDALLSSLRRSGVGAADAEQVGALVTKAVAFDDIQPGTMLDITLGRRTDKAQPRPLQNMAFRARFDLKLEVARTGNQLSLKQIPIAIDHTPLRVQGAIGSSLYRSARAAGAPAKAVESYIRTLATRVPVSRLGSGCKFDIIVKQARAATGEVQLGNLLYAGVSGCENKVQLMPWESDGKTEWFDGGGKGNKTGMMAMPTNGRFSSSFGMRRHPILGYTRMHKGIDIAAPWGTPVYAATDGVVQFAGRSSGYGNLIKLSHGGAFGTGYGHLSRIVVRNGQTVRKGQVIGAVGNTGMSTGPHLHYELYKNGVAVNPRSVAFSSLRQLTGGDLGAFRSKLSQLLSVPVGRGAEKDED; the protein is encoded by the coding sequence TTGTTCCTGCGTAACGATCATGGCCTGGAGTTCGGAGGCGGCGCCGGCGTGTCGCCCGCGCTCGCGGCTGCGCCCGGCACGGCGCTCAGCATCCGGCTCAAGCGCCGCGTCTTCGCCGATCTCGATCTGGCGCCCGATCTCGGCGCGCGTATCGGCTCGCTCACCTGGTATCGCGGTGTCGCCACCTGCGTCGGCCTGTGTGCACTGACGTGGCTGATGGCGCCGGGCCTCGAAACCCCGATCTACGGCACTGTCGCGCCCGCGCTTACCGGCGTCGAATGGGATGCCGCGCATGCCCAGGCGATCGCCCCGCTCTCCAAGGGCGGCACCACCGGCTACCGCGTCGCCGCGACCCGGCTGGTCGCGCCGCTGACCGACACGCCCGAGCGTCCGGTCATCAGCCTCGATTTCAAGCTCGCCTCGGGCGATGCGCTGCTCAGCTCGCTGCGCCGCTCGGGCGTCGGCGCCGCCGATGCCGAACAGGTCGGCGCGCTGGTCACCAAGGCAGTGGCGTTCGACGATATCCAGCCCGGCACGATGCTCGACATCACGCTCGGTCGCCGCACCGACAAGGCGCAGCCGCGCCCGCTGCAGAACATGGCCTTCCGCGCCCGCTTCGACCTCAAGCTCGAAGTCGCGCGCACCGGCAATCAGCTCTCGCTCAAGCAGATCCCGATCGCGATCGACCATACGCCGCTGCGCGTCCAGGGCGCGATCGGATCGAGCCTCTACCGCTCGGCCCGCGCCGCCGGGGCGCCGGCCAAGGCCGTCGAATCCTATATCCGCACGCTGGCCACCCGCGTGCCCGTCTCGCGGCTCGGCTCGGGCTGCAAGTTCGACATCATCGTCAAGCAGGCGCGCGCCGCCACCGGCGAAGTCCAGCTCGGCAATCTCCTCTATGCCGGCGTCAGCGGCTGTGAGAACAAGGTCCAGCTGATGCCGTGGGAATCCGACGGCAAGACCGAATGGTTCGACGGCGGCGGCAAGGGCAACAAGACCGGCATGATGGCGATGCCGACCAATGGCCGCTTCTCGTCGAGCTTCGGCATGCGCCGCCATCCGATCCTCGGCTATACCCGCATGCACAAGGGCATCGACATCGCCGCGCCGTGGGGCACGCCGGTCTATGCCGCCACCGACGGCGTCGTCCAGTTCGCCGGGCGCAGCTCGGGCTATGGCAATCTCATCAAGCTCAGCCATGGCGGCGCGTTCGGCACCGGCTATGGCCATCTCAGCCGCATCGTCGTGCGGAATGGCCAGACCGTGCGCAAGGGCCAGGTGATCGGCGCGGTCGGCAATACCGGTATGTCGACCGGCCCGCATCTCCATTACGAGCTCTACAAGAACGGCGTCGCAGTGAACCCGCGCTCGGTGGCGTTCAGCTCGCTGCGCCAGCTCACCGGCGGCGACCTCGGCGCGTTCCGCTCGAAGCTCAGCCAGCTGCTGTCGGTTCCCGTCGGCCGCGGCGCGGAGAAGGACGAGGACTGA
- a CDS encoding TIGR02186 family protein produces MGQAKPVLVPDVSQRDIEIAYSFTGAELLLFGAILYPRGRAPDPEDGPVDIVVVVKGPTQAVLAREKEKLAGIWVNAESMRYRSAPSFYAIASSRPIRRIVDERTRAIFELGVDSLQLSPASGAVPEVQDRFDHGLVDLRTRSGLYYEAPGAVEITGGVLYRARLNIPARVPVGRFTAETFLIQNGRVLAAAVRPIDIRKSGFERFVASSAQDYAIPYGLVAVALSVLFGWGAGALWRRF; encoded by the coding sequence ATGGGCCAGGCCAAGCCGGTGCTCGTGCCGGACGTCTCGCAGCGCGACATCGAGATCGCCTATTCGTTCACCGGCGCCGAGCTGCTGCTGTTCGGCGCGATCCTCTATCCCCGCGGCCGCGCGCCGGACCCCGAGGACGGCCCGGTCGACATCGTCGTGGTGGTCAAGGGACCCACCCAGGCCGTGCTGGCCCGCGAGAAGGAGAAGTTGGCGGGCATCTGGGTGAATGCCGAATCGATGCGCTATCGCTCGGCGCCGAGCTTCTATGCGATCGCGTCGTCGCGGCCGATCCGCCGCATCGTCGACGAGCGCACCCGGGCGATCTTCGAACTGGGAGTCGACAGCCTCCAGCTCTCTCCGGCATCGGGCGCGGTGCCCGAAGTGCAGGACCGGTTCGACCACGGGCTTGTCGATCTGCGCACCCGCAGCGGCCTGTATTATGAAGCGCCCGGCGCAGTGGAGATCACCGGGGGTGTGCTGTACCGCGCCCGGCTCAATATCCCGGCGCGCGTGCCGGTGGGCCGCTTCACTGCCGAGACCTTCCTGATCCAGAACGGCCGGGTGCTCGCCGCCGCGGTGCGGCCGATCGACATCCGCAAATCGGGGTTCGAGCGGTTCGTGGCGAGCAGCGCCCAGGACTACGCGATTCCCTATGGGCTGGTCGCGGTGGCGCTGTCGGTGCTGTTCGGCTGGGGCGCGGGCGCGCTCTGGCGGCGTTTCTAG
- a CDS encoding helicase-related protein: MSQFARSPITAVLGPTNTGKTHLAVERMCGHASGMIGFPLRLLAREVYDRVVRMKGVESVGLITGEEKILPPKAKWLLCTAESMPLEREVAFVGLDEAQLGADPERGHVFTDRLLRARGFAETMILGSDSLKPMLKALVPDAEVIGRPRFSTLSYAGAKKLSRLPRRSAIVAFSAEEVYAVAEALRRLRGGAAVVMGALSPRTRNAQVAMFQAGEVDYLVATDAIGMGLNMDVHHVAFASLSKFDGHRQRRLTIAEMAQIAGRAGRHQKDGTFGALHEEGPSAFTPEEVLAIEAHQVPRLERLYWREGEPDFASIDALVASLETKPHAEVLRAAPQATDLAVLKRLAEEDWVRARVRSPRMVARLWAACGLPDFRKLGVDPHARFVGRLFGHLSEANGHVPHQWFADEIARLDNMDGDVETLAGRIAAARSWAYIAHRADWLQDPVHWAERTRAIEEKLSDALHASLTQRFVDKRTTVLLRQIGADVSNLPVTIGPEGEVSVEEHPLGRLEGFRFTVQPDARAGDKRMLLAAAEKRLVGEFRKRGEALIAAADEALSLSTVRPEPVEGQPSALPEQKSGASTSSARTVLWGAVAVATLKPGANLVRPQIVLDRSLDVLDPQVRGAVKARLEAWFAGQVARHLPVLAKLDTASRDPAAGGQLRALANALLDGGGLLPRRAAGALVEGLDGDARKRLRAIGITIGTLDLFAPGLLKAAPARWRRELMGLADAPPEGSTVLARTAAGAELIHGFRPLGAQAVRVDLVERIARAAHDARQGRKPFAPDPALATSIGLTPETLARLMAQLGFKTAKAQQGELPRWIWQGLTPVAKPKAAPADNVFAALAGLRGG, from the coding sequence ATGAGCCAGTTCGCGCGTTCGCCGATCACTGCGGTGCTCGGCCCCACCAACACCGGAAAGACCCACCTCGCGGTCGAGCGGATGTGCGGCCATGCCAGCGGCATGATCGGCTTCCCGCTGCGGTTGCTGGCGCGCGAAGTCTATGACCGCGTTGTCCGGATGAAGGGTGTGGAATCGGTCGGGCTGATCACCGGCGAAGAGAAGATCCTGCCGCCCAAGGCCAAATGGCTGCTGTGCACGGCGGAGAGCATGCCGCTGGAGCGCGAAGTGGCGTTCGTCGGGCTCGACGAGGCGCAGCTCGGCGCCGATCCCGAGCGCGGGCATGTCTTCACCGATCGGCTGTTGCGCGCGCGCGGCTTTGCCGAGACGATGATCCTGGGATCGGATTCGCTCAAGCCGATGCTCAAGGCGCTGGTCCCAGACGCCGAGGTCATCGGCCGGCCGCGCTTCTCGACGCTCAGCTATGCCGGCGCCAAGAAGCTGTCGCGGCTGCCGCGGCGCTCGGCGATCGTCGCCTTCTCGGCCGAGGAAGTCTATGCCGTGGCCGAGGCGCTGCGGCGATTGCGCGGCGGCGCCGCGGTGGTGATGGGGGCGCTGTCTCCGCGGACCCGCAATGCCCAGGTGGCGATGTTCCAGGCCGGCGAAGTCGATTATCTGGTCGCCACCGATGCGATCGGCATGGGGCTCAACATGGACGTCCACCATGTCGCCTTCGCGTCGCTTTCCAAGTTCGACGGCCACCGCCAGCGCCGGCTGACCATCGCCGAGATGGCGCAGATCGCCGGGCGCGCAGGGCGCCACCAGAAGGACGGCACGTTCGGCGCATTGCACGAAGAAGGGCCAAGCGCCTTCACGCCCGAGGAAGTGCTGGCGATCGAGGCGCATCAGGTGCCGCGGCTCGAACGGCTCTACTGGCGCGAGGGCGAGCCCGATTTCGCCAGCATCGACGCATTGGTCGCCAGCCTGGAGACCAAGCCGCACGCAGAAGTATTGCGTGCGGCGCCGCAAGCCACCGACCTCGCCGTGCTGAAGCGGCTCGCCGAGGAGGATTGGGTTCGTGCGCGCGTACGTTCGCCGCGGATGGTGGCGCGGCTCTGGGCGGCGTGCGGGTTGCCCGATTTCCGCAAGCTCGGCGTCGATCCGCATGCGCGCTTCGTCGGGCGGCTGTTCGGGCATCTCTCCGAAGCCAATGGCCATGTCCCGCACCAATGGTTCGCCGACGAGATCGCGCGGCTCGACAATATGGACGGCGATGTCGAGACGCTGGCCGGTCGGATCGCCGCGGCGCGCAGCTGGGCCTATATCGCGCATCGTGCCGACTGGCTGCAGGACCCGGTCCACTGGGCCGAACGCACCCGGGCGATCGAGGAGAAGCTCTCGGACGCGTTGCACGCCAGCCTGACCCAGCGCTTCGTCGACAAGCGGACGACGGTGCTGCTGCGGCAAATCGGCGCGGATGTTTCGAACCTGCCGGTGACGATCGGGCCCGAGGGCGAGGTCAGCGTCGAGGAGCATCCGCTGGGCCGGCTCGAAGGGTTTCGGTTCACGGTCCAGCCCGATGCGCGGGCGGGGGACAAGAGGATGTTGCTGGCGGCCGCCGAGAAGCGGCTGGTGGGAGAATTCCGCAAGCGCGGCGAGGCGCTGATCGCGGCGGCGGATGAAGCACTTTCCCTCTCCACCGTTCGTCCTGAGCCTGTCGAAGGGCAGCCCTCGGCTCTTCCGGAGCAGAAGAGCGGTGCTTCGACAAGCTCAGCACGAACGGTGTTGTGGGGGGCAGTTGCGGTCGCCACCCTCAAGCCCGGCGCCAATCTGGTGCGCCCGCAGATCGTGCTCGATCGCTCGCTCGACGTGCTCGACCCGCAGGTGCGTGGCGCAGTGAAGGCGCGGCTGGAGGCGTGGTTCGCGGGACAAGTCGCGCGGCATCTGCCGGTGCTGGCGAAGCTCGACACGGCGAGCCGCGATCCGGCGGCCGGCGGGCAATTGCGCGCGCTGGCCAATGCGCTGCTCGACGGCGGCGGGCTGCTGCCGCGCCGCGCTGCCGGCGCGCTGGTCGAGGGGCTGGATGGCGATGCACGCAAGCGGCTGCGCGCGATCGGCATCACCATCGGCACACTCGACCTGTTCGCCCCCGGCCTGCTCAAGGCTGCGCCTGCGCGCTGGCGGCGCGAGCTGATGGGGCTAGCCGATGCCCCGCCCGAGGGTTCGACGGTGCTGGCGCGCACCGCGGCGGGCGCGGAGCTGATCCACGGCTTTCGTCCGCTGGGCGCGCAGGCAGTGCGTGTCGACCTGGTCGAGCGGATTGCGCGCGCGGCGCATGATGCGCGGCAGGGGCGCAAGCCGTTCGCGCCCGATCCGGCGCTGGCGACGTCGATCGGCCTGACGCCCGAGACGCTGGCGCGGCTGATGGCGCAACTCGGGTTCAAGACCGCCAAGGCGCAGCAAGGCGAATTGCCGCGCTGGATCTGGCAGGGGCTCACCCCCGTCGCCAAGCCCAAGGCGGCGCCGGCCGACAATGTCTTCGCGGCGCTTGCGGGATTGCGCGGTGGCTGA
- a CDS encoding glycosyl transferase family protein gives MLITAIDMIARETTLFAAIWFLVGGIDDLLVDLIYGVRRIRLRLVGREAWPHPASVALDPVPPGRIAVFVAAWDESQVIGRMLRAALHRFDHAEYAIYVGTYPNDPATIAAVAEVAQTDPRVRLVIGGKAGPTTKADCLNTLWRALLRDETAEGFAALGVVLHDAEDIVHPLELKVFAHWLPHCATVQLPVMPLPHPRSRFVAGHYCDEFAEAHAKTLVVRQALGAGLPLAGVGCAIRRDMLGTIADARGGSPFDATSLTEDYELGLTIHAMGGKAMLARVPESPGGRPVAVRAYFPDTLKASTRQKARWLTGIALAGWDRTGWHARAHLGDHWMRMRDRRATLALPVLAIAYCTLLLWSVSLSVHGLVGSPPPALDPLVHALLWANFALLLWRLAVRAAFVHRAYGWREACWSAPRVLVGNYIALFAARRAIGLYTRMLFGAAPRWDKTAHQFPDLPEQVAG, from the coding sequence GTGCTGATCACTGCGATAGACATGATTGCGCGGGAAACGACGCTGTTCGCCGCGATCTGGTTTCTCGTCGGCGGAATCGACGACTTGCTGGTCGACCTGATCTATGGCGTGCGACGCATTCGATTGCGGCTGGTCGGACGCGAGGCGTGGCCTCACCCTGCATCGGTGGCGCTGGACCCGGTGCCGCCGGGCCGGATCGCCGTGTTCGTGGCGGCGTGGGACGAATCGCAGGTGATCGGCAGGATGCTGCGCGCCGCGCTGCACCGCTTCGATCACGCCGAGTATGCGATCTATGTCGGCACCTATCCCAATGACCCCGCGACGATCGCTGCCGTCGCCGAAGTTGCGCAAACGGACCCGCGGGTGCGGCTGGTGATCGGCGGCAAGGCCGGGCCGACCACCAAGGCCGATTGCCTCAACACGCTGTGGCGGGCGCTGCTGCGCGACGAGACGGCGGAGGGCTTCGCGGCACTCGGCGTCGTGCTCCACGACGCCGAGGACATCGTCCATCCGCTCGAGCTCAAGGTCTTCGCGCACTGGCTGCCGCATTGCGCGACGGTGCAGCTGCCGGTGATGCCCTTGCCGCATCCGCGCTCGCGCTTCGTCGCCGGCCATTATTGCGACGAGTTCGCCGAGGCGCATGCAAAGACGCTCGTCGTCCGCCAGGCACTGGGTGCCGGACTGCCGCTAGCCGGAGTCGGCTGCGCGATCCGGCGCGACATGCTCGGCACGATTGCCGACGCGCGCGGCGGATCGCCGTTCGATGCGACCAGCCTCACGGAGGATTATGAGCTGGGCCTGACGATCCATGCGATGGGCGGCAAGGCAATGCTCGCCCGCGTGCCCGAGAGCCCGGGGGGCCGGCCGGTCGCCGTCCGCGCCTATTTTCCCGACACGCTCAAGGCATCGACTCGGCAAAAGGCGCGCTGGCTGACCGGAATCGCACTGGCGGGCTGGGACCGGACCGGCTGGCACGCGCGCGCACATCTGGGCGATCACTGGATGCGGATGCGCGATCGGCGCGCGACGCTGGCACTGCCGGTGCTCGCCATCGCCTATTGCACGCTGCTGCTGTGGAGCGTGTCGCTGAGCGTCCACGGGCTTGTCGGATCGCCGCCGCCCGCGCTCGACCCGCTGGTGCACGCCCTGCTCTGGGCCAATTTCGCGCTGCTCCTGTGGCGGCTGGCGGTGCGCGCGGCGTTCGTCCACCGCGCCTATGGCTGGCGCGAGGCGTGCTGGTCGGCACCGCGCGTGCTGGTCGGCAACTATATCGCGCTGTTCGCCGCGCGCCGCGCGATCGGGCTTTACACGCGGATGCTGTTCGGCGCCGCGCCGCGCTGGGACAAGACCGCGCACCAATTCCCCGATTTGCCGGAGCAGGTTGCCGGATGA